GATGCTGGTGTACTGTGTGTAACTGGACCTGCATTCTGCTTGAGGCTTTCTAGAAATGTCATTGTACTCGACCCACAATTAGACTGACTGTAACGCTGTTGGCCAGGCATAAATCAGGGAACTTATGTTTTTTTAGTGCCTAACATGCTTCAGGCAATTCATTTAAATAGTGAGACGCTCAAGCTTGTATACATTCTCTGTATGCTTAAGgtaaaagtaaatacatttcacCCACAAGGCCTTTGTCAgggaatgtttgtttgtgtttgagatgCAAAGTTATTTCCATCAAtcgttattgtttttattcataataGGTCAATTTACTTATCTTGTCCTTCAGCCCAGAAAAATCCTCAAATTACTTTACAGACAAGAACAGGAATCATTTTCCTGTAACAGAAAATAAAGCCTCTGAGCTACATGAAGGTGACGCTGAGATGGAAACTACAAAGCGTATTCACAGTGATAAAGATTTTATGGCACCATGATTGAATGTGCCTCTTGACAGGCCGTAACGCCCTGTGTTCATTTCACTTTCCCAGTGGGGGATATCATTTTAGATTAAAAAGgaatacagaataaaaaataattaacctATAAAAGTGAGTCCTGTTGTAATGTATCTTTACTGTTGCTTGGTCTTGCATCACTTCCGTGATAGACTATCATACATGTTCCCCCTCTGTGCTCATGTAGGCGTCTTTGTTGTTGGTTGGTGCACCATGGTAGAATCTTTGCAGTGAATGTGGAGTATCAGCACCATCCAGTGGtcccagagtgtctgtgtgagcCTGGAGCAGCCTCAGTTTCCTGCATCAAAGTCTTGTGTGAACAAgtggagcagcagctccagctagTGGCCGTACCTCACTGTCCCTCACTTAAACCATTTCACACTTGTCGGTTACATAAAGTAGTTCCCATCCTTTTTTGGGTTGTGAACTTTTACACTAAAGATTGATTGTCCAACCAGATTGTTTCATTAGAGTATTTTAATAGCCACAACGTTTCTCAAGAATGTTTCCAAATTAAAAATCTAAGATTGGGAAAAAACAGTatacaacataaaatacattttgtgttgtatgtttttgttctcTTCATAGCCCAGTTATCATCTCACTTCCCCTTAAATTGCAGCTCCTTTGGGGTTTCCAACCCCCAGGCAGGGAACATGTGCTTTACACAATACATGCTTAGTTGGTGGCACAGTCtaacatttacaatttacagcAGCAATTTACAACACAGGTGATCTTAGAGTACTCTTGTGTGTACACTATCAACACCCCACTGGTAACACATCTGTTACCTAAGTCAAATTACTATTTttcacaatgtcaacaacaaagAAGTTAAATTGTAcctaatatataaaaaataaaagtactcatcatacagaaaatacttttatttcatGAATTATTGGATTATTGTTGCCGGTACATTAATGTTTAACTGTAACAGGTCAAGGGAAACCTACTTTGATCGACCAAGTGCCCTAGTTAAATAATCTTTAGACATATATCATAATTTATAAACTCATatgttttgcatgaaaaacATCTCAGTCTGCAAAGTGAGTTGTTACTTTAACTGTCACATAAAGTGCAATGAAACagtaaacaataacaatattatcataAATAGCATGAAACAGAAATGCTTAAGTGAGGTTTATAAATACCTGTAATGTATTTATGAAgacaacatttatattatttatcttgtgtttcaaatgtttacattataaaacatatgcACATTTCTCTTTACTACACAGCCTCTAGGAGAGAGATGCAGAAGGACGTAGAGGCTGCACCAAAGTCCTCACCTAAAAGATTTGCAGTGGTCTCGCCCAAGCCACAGTCCCCTGGTGAGTcttacttgtgtttgtgtgtgtgtgtgtgtgtgtgtgtgtgtgtgtgtgtgtgtgtgtgtgtgtgtgtgtgtgtaaacacatAGGCGACATATACATGAACATATCTGATATTGTATGTCTGGTTTGTTCCAAAGTGGTACaaagggagagagcagcagTCACAATAGTGCAACATCATCAGCTtctactgtccctttaaatgttatactctctctctcgctctcgcgctctctctctctctctctctctctctctctctctctctctctctctctctctctctctccacacttcATTACAAGACCCATGGCAGCCTGCTGTTGTCATAGCAACAAGCTACAGTCAGAGCTGGGTCAGATTACCACAAGAAGTCAGCACGTTGTCCTTTTctcagagagcagacagactaTCGGCTGTGTAGAGTTCCGGTTCACGTTCAGAGTAGTAGTTGGTCTGAGCAGTGAGAGAGTAACAGAACAACCATTTGTCCATGTGGGAGGATACAAACCAATCAGcacttcatttgtttgtgtaagTGTGAACTGCTAATTGTGTCTGCAGTGTACTACTGTTGTTATTGATTAAGCTGTTGGTTATTTCtctattaattatttaatatacatcaaataatgaaaataagtcaTGAATCCACAACACAAAAAGAATCTAATGTACaatcatataaaacaaaaaagcttaACAAGCTGAAATCTGTTAATCTGCTCTTATTTCTCATGCAGATCACCATCTAATTGACATTTGTGAATGTATTACTTGAATATAGAGTAATGAAACGGACAGCTTGGCTATTTACTGAATTGTATCGACTGTTTCAAAATACAGTACAGCTGTTACGTGGTTTCAGCTGTTTCAAGGGCGTCTTCAACCACATGTGCTTGGTTCATGTTGTCATGTACGAAAAGACCCAAAATGAAGACTGTAAGCAGACTACTTGATCACTACGACCACATGATTCAAACAGTATGTGTATAGGAATCATTCGATCCCAAACTGTTTGATCCACAAGCAGTTGATCCCTGTAAACGTTAATGGaagtgtcaatatttttttgttttatttgccctTCTGCTCTCTGTTTCTTCAGTTTGTGGGCGGACAGCAGCAGTTCAAGGTGCTATTCGGACTGAAAGGGCCCAGGAGTTGGACCGGGTTCTGATCCAGCAGCTGCGGGAGCGCTGTGAGCAGCAGgacctgcagctgcagagccTTCAGGCCCAGTTGACGAAGGCCTCCCTGTGCCTGGATGTGTTCAGCATCACTACCCAGTACTTCTGCATCAAGGTAGGCTACAGCACAGCTCTGAGAGTTGACACTTTTAGAGCCCCATAAAGGGCTTTAAAGTCCAAATCAGCTTTTAGACAGCTTTCAGCCTGAATCATAAATCAGGACTGCAGCAGGTGTCACATCCACTTCTACTCCCCTtctgttttatgtgtgtttaagGAAGCTCTGACATCCAAGGCTTTGGAGCATTTAAATCACAAGGCTATCGGAAATAAATCCCAGAAGTATAGCATGGCTTTAATTTCTGATAAATTAGACCATTAGGTCACATGGATTTTATAGTCTCTTAAATGAAAAAATTGGATGTTCGGCAGGGAAGCAATttgaaaaacagatgtttttatcTCATTTGGTTTACATCTGGTTaaataaaaggtcaaatataaaaacagccCTTGCTTGCAGCTGCGTTATTGTGtaacaaatatgaaaaaatattatTGAATTTGACATTCATCATGATGGATGGATAGGTCATCTCGAGCAAGTTTCAAATCTCTGCCAGTTGGTTTTCATAACCATAACTGGTTCACTGAGGTTGGGAAATAGATATATAAGCATAATATATTGCTTTAGGTGGGTAATCGGCTAAAACATGCACAACCAGCAGTATGGTCTTTGAATATTGTCATGGTGTCATGCAAACAGAACCCTGTAATATCACAGTTAATCTTGCTATTTATGATTTTTTTGCAGCCATGATCCAGGCTGATACACACAGGCCTGCTGTTAAAAACTACAAGGGGAAAGCTGTTGCGAGCTtcaaaaaaaactacaaagcaCAAGGCGTCCACTAGCACAAATGACACCTGTAGCATCTGGCTTTTGTTGTCAGCTTTACTTTGTTCACAAAGCCAGTCACTTGCTTTAAACCTGATTGTTTTTGAACATGTACCTATAAAGCTGCAGGATTTGTCAGTAAAaggtgtgaggacagcgtggggaaATACTGAACATTTGCGAAGGGTTTTCCAGTagtttaaagaaaaggaaatgatgtGTAGTGCATTATGGCTTTTTATACATTCATGTATATAAACTGACATGCGTTTGATAAAGCGGTGTGGTACTTCTCATACATGTTCTGCTGTTGTGTAAGATAATGTCAGAATCACCATCATACAGCTTGTGATGGTGCAGCCAGTCTGCCTTACACACTGGGACTGAGTGTGTTCTGCTTCTCAAACGTGGATTAAGCGCTTGTTTCTTGCCTTTTCCTTGTCCTCTGCTTCCATCTCCTGGCCCCACCCACAGGCTGTGGGAGATGATAAATGAGATTAGCGCTGCCTGCCTGGGCTTCGCTGTGCTGTTACTGAGACTGATTGTCTAATGGGCAGAGTACCAACTAAGGTCTGAAAGGTGGAAGACTTTGAAATATGTGTGTCTGAGATACAGTGTATCTGCAAAGGGGGCCGGACTcccctttaaaatgttaattaattcTAAAAGTAATGGCAGTGTAAGTGATTTTTTTTAGATGTATACTAGAGGTGAACTTGATAGctagttttaaatatttgttctttTATAAGTTCCAGTCCAACATCTTGTGTTTCTGTTAGCTGAACTGAGCTCAGCTCTTCTCTCCATGAACGTCCTCCCTCTACCCTGTCATCCAGCATCACTGCTCTGTTCACTGCTGGTGCTTCATGTCTCTGTTCTGGATTTAAAGATGTGTAGAAGCAGTGACAGCATATGCTAATGAGGTTTCAGAAGGTtgaatgtgtgtatgagaattagagaaaataatcattttcttttgcatgaACATCAGCAGATTTAAAGTACTGTTTATACAGTATACTCATACTGTTTATATAGGGCTGGTTTATGGAGGAAATCAAATATCACTATATATTTGATCAAATTCCTCGATATCGATATTTGAGGGCTCGCTATTgctgctttcacaaaatattaacACAATCAGATTTTTGATAAATATCATCATGGGTGTGGATATAATTACtaaatgtgtaaagaaaagaaatagaaCAGCTAGAGCAGTCTGTATATTTTAGAAACATAACACCACTTCACTGTAATGCTGCCTTTAAAACCAGAAAAATACACTTGTGTGATATTACGACATCCACAATCTAAGATGATATCCAGTTCCATATCactatatataaagatatattgcTCAACCATGGCAGTTATATTTGATGCAAGACACTTTACATCCAAAGCTACACTTTGGACATCATTGCTTCAGCCAACGCTGTCTAGTATAAATCGTTTTTTATTAAGCATATGTGTGTTCTGCATGTATTGAAATGCTTGTATGTGGCTATTTTCTCTAAGCTGAGCAACAGAGCAGATAATTGGCCACTTATTGATCATCTCCCTCCCccttcttctcctgctccactctttttgttttctcaaagaTGCAAAagactgtacgtgtgtgtgtgtgcgtgtgtgtgtgtgtatgtgtgtgtgtgtgtgtgtgtgtgttgctcgcTGCCATGCGTGTGAATGTGATACGGGGCGTGTTGGTGGGGGTTTAAGGGGAAGGCAGGCAGAGCCGGGCTGGGCTGGGCTGGCAGTCTTTGTTCCAACAGGGATAAATGCCGGTTGCAAACCAGGACACAAGGTGAGGCTTCGGTCttcccatctctcctcccttctcttgccggattccctcctctctctctctctctctctctctctccctctccctctctccctctctctctctcgctctctttctgtatCTTTCTGGCACTCGCATCTGCCACTGCTGCCTCGTGAGTGGGCTCAGGGATGCTGCTGTATGCTAACCCAGTATGGGCCATTGCTGCTGTAGGCTCCATTTCCTCCCTCTGTGCTTTCTGGACCAAACGGTAAAGACAGTATATTGTCTGTATGCAGCAGGCTTGTTTCAGCACAGAGGATTCCTTTCTATGTGTGTGGTTGTGCGCATCTGTGTTTAGCGAGGGGGGGTCTAagtgtgtctgtctatatgaGTAATACCTTCACTCGTTCCATAGAgacagagctggaggagagtgtaAAGCTGTGCGTGATTATGCTGAGTCAAAGCAGGCTTGTCTGTCGCACTGTAGCTCTTTCTTTTCACTCAGAGTTTGCAGGGACGTTGCATAACATGTTATTGCTGCTCTGCTATAAACTTACacttgtttttctattttacGGTCTACTTTGTGTCCTTACTGTTTGTGATGGAGTAATCTGGGTGATTACATGCAATTGAATGTATAGGATAACTATCGCCTGGGGTGCGTTTGTGATTTGTTTACCTGATGTTGAAAGAAATcccatgtttgtgtttccttaTAAAATGCATGCTGTAGTTGCAGCTTCTTGTGTTCTTCTGTATCTCGTCGAGAACGAGCACCGTTACCATAAATAgctatgtttaatatttttcagAAGGTAAGACGGACAGTGATGAAATTTGTCGCTTGTCAGAAAGATAAACATCGATTTTTGATAAGCAATTAATCATCTGTTATGTGCCAAggaaaaatgccaaacataaGCTAACAATAATCACAAGAATAATCAACAGTGTAACCAACAATACAATCATTAGCTGCAGCCCTAAAGATGGATTAAGTTGCCTTGGTGAGGGCTGAATATCAGATGGGAAAATTAGAATTCATGTCACATAACTCCCTGGAGAACTAAGTAGGAGGGGTGTTTGTGCAGGATGAAGGAAATGATGGGTAGGAGCAGAGTGaaagaattaaattaaaaaagctgCTGACTATCCTTCATCCCTCGTGAGGTCACGGCAGTCTCTCCCCGATGACTACATGTTCAAGTAAAACCTCTTAGAGGCTGACATCATTACAGCCGAGACATGCTGCATACTATCTCATACATATTTCACCCACTGCtccgtgtctctctctttctttgtttctcctaAGCACCGCTTTGTGATCTTCGATTTGTTCCAGAGCAACAGTGTGCGGAGCTGTCTTACTGCATGTTTAGAGTTGTGATCATAGTCATTCAACTCTCTGGTGTAAAACCTTTTAACAATGTTGTATTTGACTCTTAGAGGCTGCCATTAAGTATATATTGTAGTGAAAAGGGATGATTCAGATATGTGGAAGTGGGATTGTATGAATAGTCGGCACGCCCctagtttggagaaacagacaggagtacggGAACAATGCACTGCCGTGGATGGGGACAGTAGCTAAACGTATTTTAGCCACTCTAAAAAAAGGCCCACCTAAAAAATCAGTTTAAGTgcacgctatatttagaatatctCCAGTGCTTTACCTTGCTctcagacagccctttctgaTGGAGAACTGAAGCCAGTATATccatctatgctctcttcaaagccaccagactcctttgacaataATGGCAGAACATagaagttgctggtctaccgcttcCTCAgttggttagttagtttgtgttattgtatgTCATTGTAACCCtttcacacaacaacacaaactaactaaccaacATACCATCATCTACTGTAAGTGTACACTGACtttggataagtacctcatactaCCCCACTTAAAAATCCCTTTAATGTAAAACCCTTAGCTATTATGATTCATGGTGAACTAGATGAAACCTGCTGAAGAGAAAGCAATGTATATTTCTGTCTGATCATCTAATCGAATCAATAGTGCAATAGGCTGTAGCTGTTACTGACCTTTAGTCCTGCTTATTGTGCCAGGTTATCACATGGAGTTTAATGTCATGTCTCCAGCTAATCTCATGCCAGTGCCTCGCGTAGGACAGACAACATGATGAAAGTGTGCTGGTGTTTGGTTTGGTAAAgatacaacatttattttgtaattacacCGTGTGATTGGTTAACCGTGTTCTAACTGAGCTGATATTACACATACAAGGTATAATCATTAAACcagaaataatacaaaacatcatGTTGGTCTATAATCCTCCTTAAACTaacattttgtgttcaaataatcttcaaccctctctcctcttcatgtTTCTCTGATCTCTTAAAAGTGGAGCTCAGTGGCTCAGTGTCTTAAAGTTCCTGGGTATGAACCCAGAAAGGTGTTTCCCTCGTTGATATGAATTAGAAACataatcagaataatacaaaatatttctaCAGTACCACAAACCTCAAAATCACTATAAAGTTGATTTAACACCTCGCTAAAGTCCGTTTGaataaaaactgaacattatgaGGGCAGGATTTTGGGAgggctgttgtattagactgcattataTTTAGCTTGATGCActtaataaactggcaactgagtgtatatcaatatcaaaaaatatcaaaacattctTATTAATATGGTAATATTAATTTCAAGCTTCAGGCTTATAGTGTTTTACATCCATTTGTACCATTTAGAGGTGTTAAccactgtatgtgtttgtatttcagaGTGAGAGTGCCGTTGTGAAGGAGAGGGAACTGTCCCTGGAGCTCGCCAGAATCAGGGATGAAGTGGGTAAGTGGTGTACAGCGTGACAGATATGGCACCACAGGGAGGAGCAAAAGCAGTGAGTCACTCACTGCTTACTGCATAACatgtattatacagtataataccACAAGGACAGGAGGAATCCACTCTGCTGCTGGATATGTCATTTGtgttatttaacaaaatatgGATTAAAATCCAGACATTGCActgcaataataatacatataattatattactactactacttatagaaataataatgtaaaataaatagtaataataataacaatataaattaattaataaaaaggaTTTTAAGTGTTAATGaactttttaattcaattttaaTTGCTGCTCTTAGTTAGTAGATGACCTGATTTTAGATCTAGTGAAACAAACTGAAGTTCTTCTTATTCCAGCTTTCAGTGTTGCACACTGGGAGCAACtgcagcaggagaaggagaaactGGAGCGTCGCTTTAAAGCTGAGCTGCAGGGATTGCGGGCTCAGCAGCAGAGGGAGCTGGGAGTGCTGGAGGAGCGGCTGAAGGTGCAGCACATGGCCGAGGCCAAGACCCTGCAGGCCCAACAGCGAGCCGAGCTGGACGAGCTACGGGCCAAGCAGcaagagcaggtgtgtgttggGATGAAGACTGGATACAAGCCAGTTCTTTTTTTCCACATGAGAAGCGAAGCCGTAATGTCACTGAAAGGGTCGATTCAcctaaattaataataattaatttctcTTTTACCTACTCCAGATTGAGGATATGAGTGAGAACCACGAGGCTTCCTTGATGGAGCAGGAGACGGCTCACAATGACACACTGGCcactctgcaggaggagcatGCCAGGACTGTGAAGAGTAAGCACCACGTTTTCAAACCTGTTGCTCTGCTGTACTGACTCTCTCTGCTGAGATAATATGATATGTTATTTCTTGCATCAGATCTGAAGATGGCCCACGAACAGCAGACCAAGTCTCTAGAAGAAGGTTTTCAGAAGACCAGACTGTCACTGCAGGTAAACaggcaaaatgttttttttttacagatattAAACAGGAATTCTACATTTTACATTGACACAATTACAGTCAGTGACAGTAATAAACAAGTTAATATGTGTCTGGTCACCAGGATCAGGTGGACACGCTGACGTTTCAGAATCGTAGCCTCAGAGATCGAGCCAAGCGCTTTGAAGAAGCTCTGCGCAAGAGCACAGATGAGCAGATTGTGGTAACTGCTGCATGATACAGTACATAACCATATACTGCACgatacagtacaggatcatatgttgcatcatacagtacaggatcatatgttgcatcatacagtacaggatcatatgttgcatgatacagtacaggatcatatgttgcatcatacagtacaggatcatatgttgcatgatacagtacaggatcatatgttgcatcatacagtacaggatcatatgttgcatgatacagtacaggatcatatgttgcatgatacagtacaggatcatatgttgcatgatacagtacaggatcatatgttgcatgatacagtacaggatcatatgttgcatcatagagtacaggatcatatgttgcatgatacagtacaggatcatatgttgcatgatacagtacaggatcatatgttgcatgatacagtacaggatcatatgttacatgatacagtacaggatcatatgttgcatgatacagtacaggatcatatgttgcatgatacagtacaagatcatatgttgcatcatacagtacaggatcatatgttgcatgatacagtacaggatcatatgttgcatgatacagtacaggatcatatgttgcatgatacagtacaggatcatatgttgcatcatagagtacaggatcatatgttgcatgatacagtacaggatcatatgttgcatgatacagtacaggatcatatgttgcatcatacagtacaggatcatatgttacatgatacagtacaggatcatatgttgcatgatacagtacaagatcatatgttgcatcatagagtacaggatcatatgttgcatgatacagtacaggttcatatgttgcatgatacagtacaggatcatatgttgcatcatacagtacaggatcatatgttgcatcatagagtacaggatcatatgttacatgatacagtacaggatcatatgttACATGATACAGTACAGGATTCTATGTTGCATGATACAGTACAAGATCATATGTTGCATGATACAGTACAAGATCATATGTTGCATcatacagtacaggatcatatgttgcatgatacagtacatgatcatatgttgcatcatacagtacaggatcatatgttgcatcatagagtacaggatcatatgttacatgatacagtacaggatcatatgttgcatcatacagtacaggatcatatgttacatgatacagtacaggatcatatgttgcatcatacagtacaggatcatatgttgcatcatacagtacaggatcatatgttgcatgatacagtacaggatcatatgttgcatgatacagtacaggatcatatgttgcatgatacagtacaggatcatatgttgcatcatacagtacaggatcatatgttgcatcatagagtacaggatcatatgttgcatgatacagtacaggatcatatgttgcatgatacagtacaggatcatatgttgcatcatacagtacaggatcatatgttgcatcatagagtacaggatcatatgttgcatgatacagtacaggatcatatgttacatgatacagtacaggatcatatgttgcatcatacagtacaggatcatatgttgcatgatacagtacaggatcatatgttacatgatacagtacaggatcatatgttgcatgatacagtacaggatcatatgttgcatgatacagtacaggatcatatgttgcatgatacagtacaggatcatatgttgcatcatacagtacaggatcatatgttgcatgatacagtacaggatcatatgttgcatgatacagtacaggatcatatgttgcatcatacagtacaggatcatatgttgcatgatacagtacaggatcatatgttgcatGATCACTTTGGTGACCGTAGCTGGATAACTTGTTGGTGTTGTTTATTGGTTTTAAAgacttgtctttgtttttagtCGTGTTATCTGCTGTTTCCAGGATGCGTTGGCACCATATAAACACATTGATGAGGACCTGAAGAGTCTGAAAGAAGTTCTGGAGATGAAGAATCAACAAATTCATCAACAGGAACTGAAGATCTCAGAACTGGAGAAAATAGTAGGGTTcaaatttctgtttttattgttatggcatactatactatgacatttgtATGACATAGTATTGTAGGACACTTTTAATGATATACTAtagtatgactttttatgaagACTATAGTCGATAAATCTCCTCAGAGAAACCAACACAATTATCACATTGcctattttaattgtaatattaTGTCATACATCATTTGAAGAATTTAATGTGGTGCAccttttcttctgtgtttttgagCAGGCTGAAAAGAATGTGTACCTGGAGGAGAGACTACaagtgttacagcagcagaacGAGGACCTGAAGGAGAGAATAGACAAGAACCTTGTTGTGTCCAGGTCAGATACCTTTAAATGCGTCGAGTGCACATTAAAACCTAGTTCAAACCAGTAGAGGTGAATGTAAGTGGGTGTTGAAGGCATATTGATCAAATAATAGAAATAGATATTAAAATCTTTAATTGCTATCAAAATCTTGTTatagaaaaatgtgtttgtcatAATTTTATAATACAACCACTACTGCtattgtatattatagtatagtatagtttagTAAAGTATAGTGCAGTATAAGCCAAAGATAAATGGTCAAGGGATATACTTTCTGTGCACAAATACTGCAGTGGGCAAAAACTGTTTTATTAAAGCTATAACTGTGACCGTGCAGCTGGAAATCTCTGACTTCTgccttttaaaagaaatacagcTCTAGTAATTTATGCTTTGAATtgttcctgtctctcttctttcacaGGCAACTCTCTGAGGATAATGCCAACCTGCAAGTGAACGTGGAGAAGGAGAGCAACGAGAAGAAGCGGCTGAGTCGCAATAACGAGGAACTGCTGTGGCGTCTTCAGACAGGCGAGCTGAGCCCTCGCATGTCCCCCAGCGCCTCCCCCATCCATCGACCCTTCTCTGGACCAGGCTCACCAGCTCGCCCACACTCCTACCATCAATGACACTTTCAAGGGAAGCTCTTGTATCAAACGCTTTCTTTTATCTGGCATTTTTAAAGAACTCTTTGTTGAATGTTCCTAGGATTTGACACTATGTAGTTGGaccaacacatttctttgcagCCATGTGGTGCATTTCCAAAGTCAACCCCCAGGAATTGTAATCTCTGACCTAAAGAATTGTATTAATGATCACGCCCCTTAATGTTCAAAAGGGAATTCTCTGCCCTCGTCTTTCTCTATTCCACCGTAACGCCCCACTAAACAGACGTGCTGTGATACTGCAGGGGATGAAAGACTTGAGAGAGAGCAGGATCAGAGTCCCGGTGCCTCATTTCCATGTTTCAGCCTCCCATCTACATCACCGCCTTCTCATCCAGCGCTCAGGATAATGGATGTACGAGACATTTTCAACATCACAAGTGCAACAATGAACACAAGAAGCGCCTTTGTCGTCCATTCTCTCCCACCAGCAACTTTGATCCAGGCACAGGCAATAGTTTGAGTAAAATCACTAAACTACCTATAGTGCGGATTCTTCTCTGGGGTATGTTAACATAATTTTCATGCT
This genomic interval from Cottoperca gobio chromosome 13, fCotGob3.1, whole genome shotgun sequence contains the following:
- the LOC115018098 gene encoding microtubule-associated tumor suppressor candidate 2-like isoform X1, with protein sequence MGHCCCRLHFLPLCFLDQTSESAVVKERELSLELARIRDEVAFSVAHWEQLQQEKEKLERRFKAELQGLRAQQQRELGVLEERLKVQHMAEAKTLQAQQRAELDELRAKQQEQIEDMSENHEASLMEQETAHNDTLATLQEEHARTVKNLKMAHEQQTKSLEEGFQKTRLSLQDQVDTLTFQNRSLRDRAKRFEEALRKSTDEQIVDALAPYKHIDEDLKSLKEVLEMKNQQIHQQELKISELEKIQAEKNVYLEERLQVLQQQNEDLKERIDKNLVVSRQLSEDNANLQVNVEKESNEKKRLSRNNEELLWRLQTGELSPRMSPSASPIHRPFSGPGSPARPHSYHQ
- the LOC115018098 gene encoding microtubule-associated tumor suppressor candidate 2-like isoform X2, whose product is MGHCCCRLHFLPLCFLDQTSESAVVKERELSLELARIRDEVAFSVAHWEQLQQEKEKLERRFKAELQGLRAQQQRELGVLEERLKVQHMAEAKTLQAQQRAELDELRAKQQEQIEDMSENHEASLMEQETAHNDTLATLQEEHARTVKNLKMAHEQQTKSLEEGFQKTRLSLQDQVDTLTFQNRSLRDRAKRFEEALRKSTDEQIVDALAPYKHIDEDLKSLKEVLEMKNQQIHQQELKISELEKIAEKNVYLEERLQVLQQQNEDLKERIDKNLVVSRQLSEDNANLQVNVEKESNEKKRLSRNNEELLWRLQTGELSPRMSPSASPIHRPFSGPGSPARPHSYHQ